In Debaryomyces hansenii CBS767 chromosome A complete sequence, a genomic segment contains:
- a CDS encoding DEHA2D17380p (similar to uniprot|P53259 Saccharomyces cerevisiae YGR101W PCP1 Mitochondrial serine protease required for the processing of various mitochondrial proteins and maintenance of mitochondrial DNA and morphology), whose protein sequence is MFKLPIHKPFKLSRNSFFSNSNLVSLTLGKYRQSLLVSKNTPSDLLKKSKYLSSNTEILRSSLGPNIFGGFKFVQQSRNFRTSDTWSRYNKYYGRSHWNKLKKPALFTALFCITTTLVIPYIFNNTPLAYVKTVPNAFVYSLIAVNGAVFLMWRVPQFSRFLTRYGLLVKDNMYSSWSMVGAAFSHQNLGHLFVNMFVLQSFGTTLCAAIGVTNFAIMYLNSAVLSSFISILIPTILRSSLTVGSLGASGAIFSVFGAFSYIFPKAPLALFFIPVPGGAWILFLGSLAYNIAGSALRWGKYDYAAHIGGSIAGIAYGWWYNKQRQEKINRRRRAYAF, encoded by the coding sequence ATGTTTAAACTTCCTATACATAAACCGTTTAAGctatcaagaaattcattCTTCAGCAACAGTAACCTTGTATCTTTGACGCTTGGTAAATACAGACAATCATTGTTAGTTTCGAAGAATACGCCACTGGACTTGCTCAAGAAATCAAAGTATCTCAGTTCAAATACAGAAATATTACGGTCATCTTTGGGACCAAACATATTTGGAGGATTTAAGTTTGTTCAGCAATCTCGAAATTTTAGGACGAGTGACACTTGGTCTAGATATAACAAATATTACGGTAGAAGTCATTGGAACAAACTTAAAAAGCCAGCTTTATTTACTGCTCTCTTTTGCATAACTACCACGCTTGTTATCCCctacattttcaataacaCTCCATTAGCTTATGTTAAGACGGTTCCAAATGCGTTCGTTTATTCACTCATAGCCGTGAATGGTGCAGTATTCTTAATGTGGAGAGTTCCGCAATTTTCCAGATTTCTTACAAGATATGGGTTACTTGTTAAGGACAATATGTATTCCAGTTGGTCTATGGTTGGAGCCGCATTCTCTCACCAAAACTTAGGACATCTCTTCGTTAATATGTTTGTCTTGCAGTCGTTTGGTACAACATTGTGTGCTGCAATCGGAGTGacaaattttgcaattatgTATCTTAATTCAGCTGTTTTATCCtcatttatttctataCTAATTCCTACTATATTGAGATCTTCATTGACAGTTGGTTCGTTGGGTGCATCGGGTGCAATATTTAGTGTATTTGGTGCTTTTTCTTACATATTCCCTAAGGCACCACTAGCATTATTCTTTATACCAGTACCAGGTGGGGCATGGATATTATTCTTGGGTTCATTGGCATACAACATTGCTGGTAGTGCTTTGAGATGGGGTAAATATGATTATGCAGCACACATAGGTGGGTCTATAGCAGGTATTGCTTATGGGTGGTGGTATAATAAACAAAGACaggaaaaaataaatagaaGAAGACGGGCCTATGCTTTTTGA
- a CDS encoding DEHA2D17402p (similar to uniprot|P43586 Saccharomyces cerevisiae YFR001W LOC1 Nuclear protein involved in asymmetric localization of ASH1 mRNA) — translation MAPRQSKTAKRSKVQNKTRTVESEVGSDSAARNLLMSQPKLTPKSIVKAPSKAAVKKQQAKIRLYGARSGKEYREDQLDIPALNKAITPGVKAKKGKKGKKFVEDNDALTLNRLVKSINDKYDQANESKLEKSRRLDEIRELKKQELERKEEQKENKLEGKKNEVKSKASLARANRRKSAKSQKNEESKAASNKGKKSVSFA, via the coding sequence ATGGCACCAAGACAGTCGAAAACTGCTAAAAGGAGCAAGGTTCAAAATAAAACCCGTACAGTGGAATCTGAAGTCGGTTCCGACTCAGCTGCaagaaatttattgatgtcTCAACCTAAGTTGacaccaaaatcaattgtgAAGGCACCATCTAAGGCAGCTGTCAAGAAACAACAAGCAAAAATAAGATTATATGGAGCACGTAGTGGTAAAGAATATAGGGAAGATCAATTAGATATCCCAGCTTTAAATAAGGCGATCACACCTGGAGTGAAAGCTAAGAAAGGGAAGAAAGGTAAAAAATTTGTGGAAGATAATGATGCATTAACGTTGAACAGATTAGTCAAGTCtatcaatgataaatatgacCAAGCCAATGAAAGTAAATTAGAGAAATCCAGAAGACTAGATGAAATTagagaattaaaaaagCAGGAGCTTGAAAGAAAGGAAGAACAGAAGGAGAATAAATTGGAAGGAAAGAAGAACGAGGTTAAAAGTAAGGCATCACTTGCAAGAGCGAACAGAAGGAAAAGTGCTAAATCACAGAAGAATGAAGAGTCTAAGGCTGCCAGTAATAAAGGTAAGAAGAGTGTTTCGTTCGCTTGA
- a CDS encoding DEHA2D17446p (similar to uniprot|Q12358 Saccharomyces cerevisiae YLL057C JLP1 similar to Fe(II)-dependent sulfonate/alpha-ketoglutarate dioxygenase), giving the protein MAPVRYTNPGTTFEKKRGELSEDGILTVPKNQHENSKYPEFLPTWDLNEFYKPLEFFEHTDPGSRADPKLQNLFPTDSKHELKNVTPKLGTEITGIQLSQLDDRGKDELALLVAKRGLVIFRDQDFGAKGPQFVSDYGKYFGPLHIHPTTGSPKGHSEIHVVYRRNDYNEALTFANRTNLVQWHSDVSYELQPPGTTFFSVIEGPESGGDTLFADNVEAYNRLSPRLKELIEGLHVLHSSEEQAKFSRKEGGAERRDPVRNIHPLVRVHPVTGDKILYVNPGFSRKIVEFKQEESDALLNFLYNHIGNSHDLQARVNWEPNSVVVWDNRRVSHTAIIDWDSDSNHTRHAFRITPQAERPIADVKELNKPDENRHIPKDSI; this is encoded by the coding sequence ATGGCCCCTGTTAGATACACTAATCCTGGTACTACTTTCGAAAAAAAGAGAGGAGAGCTCTCAGAGGATGGTATTTTAACTGTTCCTAAAAACCAACATGAGAATTCTAAGTACCCGGAATTTTTGCCTACCTGGGATTTGAATGAGTTCTACAAACCTTTGGAGTTCTTTGAACATACTGATCCAGGTTCGAGGGCAGACCCAAAACTTCAAAACTTATTTCCCACGGACTCGAAACATGAATTAAAAAACGTAACCCCTAAATTGGGAACTGAAATTACTGGTATCCAATTATCACAATTAGACGATCGTGGAAAGGATGAATTAGCTCTTCTTGTTGCTAAGAGGGGTCTTGTAATCTTCAGGGATCAAGATTTTGGTGCTAAGGGCCCTCAATTTGTCTCAGATTACGGTAAGTATTTTGGTCCATTACACATTCACCCTACTACTGGATCTCCTAAAGGGCATTCAGAAATCCATGTCGTTTATAGGAGGAATGATTATAATGAAGCATTGACATTTGCCAATAGAACTAACCTAGTTCAATGGCACTCCGATGTCAGTTATGAATTACAGCCACCTGGAACAACATTTTTCTCTGTTATTGAAGGCCCTGAATCTGGTGGCGATACTCTTTTTGCTGATAATGTTGAGGCCTATAACAGATTGTCACCTAGActtaaagaattaattgaagGTTTACATGTGTTACATTCTTCGGAGGAACAAGCAAAATTCTCCCGTAAGGAAGGTGGGGCAGAAAGACGTGATCCTGTCAGAAACATCCACCCTCTTGTTAGAGTGCACCCTGTCACAGGTGACAAGATTCTCTATGTCAATCCCGGATTTTCGAGGAAGATCGTAGAATTCAAACAAGAGGAAAGTGATGCCTTATTAAATTTCCTATACAACCACATTGGCAATTCTCACGACCTTCAGGCAAGAGTGAACTGGGAACCAAATAGTGTAGTGGTTTGGGATAATAGAAGAGTTTCTCATACAGCTATTATTGATTGGGATTCAGATTCGAACCACACTAGACATGCGTTCCGGATTACACCACAAGCAGAAAGGCCTATTGCAGATgtaaaagaattgaataagcCGGATGAAAATAGACATATTCCTAAAGACTCTATCTAG
- a CDS encoding DEHA2D17468p (similar to uniprot|Q9C0Y8 Schizosaccharomyces pombe SPAPB24D3 SPAPB24D3.06c protein), with protein sequence MSSLLSPQVGKVHEYLPRLTAFEFDGNSGSEAAPNVVLFIGGLSDGLLTVPYLPRLAKSIESISSQHGQWVLVQALISSSYSGWGTGSLEADAKELSLLVKYLRSEKGGNRKKIVLMGHSTGCQDSMQYLTKLCKKADAPEDILLDGVILQAPVSDREAVADHMGGMKKLEPLLEKVKKEFILTGKGQHILPHEFDIFKTPVTAYRFCSLMSIRGDDDYFSSDLNSDDFKQTFGIVDRPLLVLYGSKDECVPEFVDRELLVEKWKNATDTKYWSPLSKVLKGANHNVGPISDDGTVEDFLEIVCKFILSI encoded by the coding sequence ATGTCATCGTTATTATCTCCTCAAGTAGGTAAGGTACATGAGTACTTACCCAGATTGACtgcatttgaatttgatggGAATTCGGGAAGTGAAGCAGCTCCAAACGTGGTTTTATTCATCGGTGGTCTAAGTGACGGATTATTGACTGTTCCGTATTTGCCAAGATTGGCTAAGTCAATTGAGTCGATTAGTTCTCAGCACGGTCAATGGGTTCTTGTACAAGCGTTAATATCGTCGTCTTATCTGGGATGGGGCACAGGGTCGCTAGAAGCAGATGCGAAAGAGCTCAGTCTTCTCGTAAAGTATCTCAGATCGGAAAAGGGTGGAAATCGGAAGAAGATTGTGCTCATGGGACACCTGACAGGATGTCAAGATTCAATGCAATATTTGACCAAATTGTGCAAAAAAGCAGATGCTCCTGAGGACATTTTGTTGGATGGTGTCATTTTGCAAGCACCGGTTTCGGATAGAGAGGCAGTGGCAGACCATATGGGAGGGATGAAGAAGTTGGAACCGTTACTTGAAAAAGTTAAAAAAGAGTTTATTTTGACCGGAAAAGGTCAACATATATTGCCCCATGAGTTCGACATTTTCAAAACCCCTGTCACGGCGTATCGATTCTGTTCTTTAATGAGCATTAGAGGAGACGACGATTATTTTTCGTCCGATCTCAACTCAGATGACTTCAAACAGACTTTTGGTATTGTTGATAGGCCATTGTTGGTGTTATATGGGTCCAAAGATGAGTGTGTTCCGgaatttgttgatagaGAACTTTTGGTAGAAAAGTGGAAAAATGCCACTGACACGAAGTATTGGAGTCCTTTGAGCAAGGTTTTGAAAGGTGCGAACCATAATGTTGGACCTATATCTGATGACGGAACCGTTGAAGATTTCCTCGAAATAGTTTgcaaatttattctttctaTTTAG
- a CDS encoding DEHA2D17490p (weakly similar to uniprot|P25344 Saccharomyces cerevisiae YCL032W STE50 Protein involved in mating response invasive/filamentous growth and osmotolerance acts as an adaptor that links G protein-associated Cdc42p-Ste20p complex to the effector Ste11p to modulate signal transduction), with product MASPNTNDSFLQWDPAQVCNYINSLNLGDQTSLGDCFLDNNIEGSLLPFITTEHLKEIGVTKLGTRLQIKKATSELIANHYHKHPPTSLNDPEYRFNNLNINNNCIGLESLTLATVLMKDMLVKLNETYQQNRSSMPSPLSPGTQFDMKKLNENFNKLKTDMIPIIRLVKESKPLPTPTLDPGSAPIESPSTSSFTEQQKDSGQGPAVGQQSSQPTIVRSDSVNTTVTKRNSDSTSPNHPNFNRFSSGSLLSMGTGKVVQHSVAKPIMQERNQPDFTLSRANSSLGNRSKPKLVESRSAGSVNSGTTTKPPPLKQHPSSSGSVHTTSTANASAAPSNEPLKQLRASSEDSCLKILQQAMKRHHIPRDDWSKYVLVICYGDKERILKLAEKPVIIFKELQELGKHPAIMLRQLAATVTDDNDSELYEDSRIGDDVPGGTL from the coding sequence ATGGCGTCACCAAATACAAATGATTCGTTCTTACAATGGGATCCAGCCCAAGTTTGTAACTATATTAATTCCCTTAACTTGGGGGATCAGACAAGTCTTGGGGATTGCTTccttgataataatatagaGGGTTCGTTGCTTCCGTTTATAACAACCGAGCATCTCAAGGAAATAGGTGTTACGAAGTTGGGTACAAGGTTGCAGATAAAGAAAGCTACATCGGAGCTTATTGCCAACCATTACCACAAGCATCCTCCCACATCACTTAATGATCCAGAATACCGGTTTAATAACctcaatatcaataataactGTATTGGGCTCGAGTCGTTGACATTGGCGACTGTGTTGATGAAAGATATGTTGGTCAAGTTGAATGAAACGTACCAGCAGAACAGATCATCGATGCCATCACCATTGTCACCAGGTACACAATTTgatatgaagaaattgaacgAGAATTTCAATAAGTTGAAGACTGATATGATTCCAATAATCCGACTTGTGAAAGAATCGAAGCCACTTCCCACTCCTACGCTAGACCCTGGATCAGCGCCTATAGAGTCACCAAGCACATCGTCGTTTACTGAGCAACAGAAGGACTCCGGACAAGGCCCGGCTGTGGGTCAGCAATCACTGCAACCGACAATAGTACGGAGTGATAGTGTAAACACTACAGTTACCAAGAGAAATTCGGACCTGACAAGTCCCAATCATCCCAATTTTAATAGATTTTCTTCTGGCTCCTTGTTGTCGATGGGAACCGGAAAAGTGGTACAGCATTCTGTGGCTAAACCTATTATGCAAGAGCGTAACCAGCCCGATTTCACATTACTGAGGGCCAATTCTTCACTTGGTAACAGAAGCAAGCCAAAACTAGTGGAAAGCAGGTCCGCAGGATCGGTCAATTCAGGAACCACTACAAAACCTCCACCTTTGAAGCAACATCCTTCGTCGCTGGGATCAGTACACACCACATCAACAGCTAACGCATCGGCCGCTCCCAGTAACGAACCCTTGAAACAATTGCGGGCTTCTTCAGAAGACTCGTGTCTTAAGATTCTTCAGCAAGCAATGAAACGTCACCATATTCCGCGCGATGACTGGCTGAAGTACGTTCTAGTTATCTGCTATGGTGACAAAGAGAGAATACTCAAATTGGCAGAAAAACCGGTAATCATATTCAAAGAACTCCAAGAACTAGGAAAACACCCGGCAATCATGCTTAGACAGCTAGCTGCGACTGTGACGGACGACAACGACAGCGAATTGTACGAAGACTCCCGTATCGGTGACGATGTCCCTGGTGGCACGTTGTGA
- a CDS encoding 60S ribosomal protein L12 (highly similar to uniprot|P17079 Saccharomyces cerevisiae YEL054C RPL12A Protein component of the large (60S) ribosomal subunit and highly similar to uniprot|P17079 Saccharomyces cerevisiae YDR418W RPL12B Protein component of the large (60S) ribosomal subunit) yields the protein MPPKFDPSEVKFIYLRAVGGEVGASSALAPKIGPLGLSPKKVGEDIAKATKDFKGIKVTVQLRIQNRQAAASVVPSASSLVITALKEAPRDRKKEKNVKHSGNIPLEEIYEIARQMREKSFGKTLASVTKEILGTAQSVGCRVEGKNPHDIIEAINDGEIDGMSSMA from the coding sequence ATGCCTCCAAAATTCGATCCAAGTGAAGTTAAATTCATTTACTTAAGAGCCGTCGGTGGTGAAGTTGGTGCTTCTTCTGCATTAGCCCCAAAGATTGGTCCTTTAGGTTTATCCCCAAAGAAGGTCGGTGAAGATATCGCCAAGGCCACCAAGGACTTCAAAGGTATTAAGGTTACCGTTCAATTGAGAATCCAAAACAGACAAGCTGCTGCTTCTGTTGTTCCATCTGCTTCATCTTTAGTCATCACTGCCTTGAAAGAAGCCCCAAGAGACagaaagaaggaaaagaacGTCAAGCACTCCGGTAACATTCCATTAGAAGAAATCTACGAAATTGCCAGACAAATGAGAGAAAAGTCTTTCGGTAAGACCTTAGCTTCAGTTactaaagaaattttaGGTACTGCTCAATCAGTTGGTTGTCGTGTTGAAGGTAAAAACCCACATGACATTATTGAAGCCATCAACGATGGTGAAATTGATGGTATGTCTAGTATGGCTTGA
- a CDS encoding DEHA2D17534p (no similarity), with product MYSMTNGREAIFRRDRSYYHYCVPDTSALRIIINNTKQRLKDVEGKTFTDVFDAVRRENPTPVLTKKRARRACDCMSHIYQHNMMLMNKLWEKDETTGETVGYLRLLNFVLSVVAASTWFSASKTYKPLIKGRSNILSNLIKKCEKYLEAFEVDNLSRPDDILNAWENIYVNEPSISVYLFHLQSLFHKWQLWLYPWLAMFDDSHHYFDVFDRAESHDDYLQEIALEIRIHMSESKAQGARKQMLLAQADFEATERSLGR from the coding sequence atGTATCTGATGACTAATGGTCGTGAAGCGATATTTAGACGGGATAGATCCTATTATCACTACTGTGTTCCTGATACGCTGGCATTGAGGataatcatcaataatacAAAACAAAGGTTAAAGGATGTGGAGGGAAAGACATTTACAGATGTTTTTGATGCTGTTCGCAGGGAAAATCCAACACCCGTATTGACAAAGAAACGGGCCCGTAGAGCTTGTGATTGCATGTCTCATATCTATCAGCATAATATGATGCTTATGAACAAATTGTGGGAAAAAGATGAAACTACGGGTGAGACAGTTGGATATTTGCGGTTGCTTAATTTTGTTCTTAGTGTTGTCGCAGCCAGTACATGGTTTTCCGCTTCAAAAACTTATAAACCGTTAATAAAAGGAAGGAGCAATATCTTGCTGAATTTAATCAAGAAATGCgaaaaatatcttgaagCATTCGAGGTTGACAATTTATCTAGACCAGATGACATTCTCAATGCGTGGGAAAACATCTACGTCAATGAGCCCTCAATATCGGTATATCTTTTCCATCTTCAGCTGTTATTTCACAAATGGCAACTCTGGTTGTACCCATGGTTGGCTATGTTTGACGACTCTCATCACTACTTTGACGTATTTGACAGAGCAGAGAGCCACGATGACTACTTGCAAGAAATAGCATTGGAGATAAGAATACATATGTCTGAATCCAAGGCACAGGGAGCACGAAAGCAGATGCTTTTGGCACAAGCGGATTTTGAGGCAACTGAGAGGTCGCTAGGTAGATAA
- a CDS encoding DEHA2D17556p (similar to CA4002|IPF4258 Candida albicans IPF4258 unknown function), which translates to MSDSIDRVFVKAITTIRALSSRSNYGTLPRPPAENRIKLYGLYKQATEGNVEGVMPRPVGFSLEDEGAKKKWDAWKREEGLSKTEAKRRYISYLIDTMKVYASGTLEARELLSELEYLWDQIKDLQYTPEEEYDHPQIPLPSHSPSFSQAQSDRYSTTTPLPLPSNYSASVSNLQYRNNLQKIYSHSRKNTMLSINDYVSQQRQQQQTQQQTGGNPHNIAASVYSLPATENQKIDPKPIHSLPANSQSVSLEDFKTWQGEINLIINKLSREQFHKKPIASHRGLARYQDHSESESDLSTDAKTRLKRRIVQILKLVSANALKFAKNFSISLLALMVIVWCIKKNVIVKQTIVKQPINNSKHPKKELVINMILNTDENKWFIRLLNIINSFVGFV; encoded by the exons ATGTCAGATTCAATTG ATCGTGTCTTTGTTAAGGCAATTACTACCATTAGAGCATTGTCTTCTAGGTCTAATTATGGGACATTACCTCGTCCTCCGGCAGAGAACAGAATAAAGCTATATGGGTTGTACAAGCAAGCTACGGAAGGTAATGTAGAGGGGGTGATGCCACGGCCTGTGGGATTCAGTTTGGAAGACGAGGGAGCTAAGAAAAAATGGGATGCTTGGAAACGGGAAGAAGGATTGTCCAAGACTGAGGCTAAGAGACGGTATATATCTTACCTTATTGACACCATGAAGGTGTATGCCAGTGGTACTTTGGAAGCAAGGGAGTTGTTGAGTGAATTGGAGTATTTATGGGACCAGATTAAGGATTTACAGTACAcaccagaagaagaatatgatCACCCTCAAATACCCTTGCCGTCCCACTCACCGCTGTTTTCGCAGGCTCAATCCGATAGatattcaacaacaacccCATTACCGTTGCCAAGTAACTATTCTGCGTCAGTTTCCAATCTACAATATAGGAATAACCTacagaaaatatattccCACTCGAGGAAAAATACCATGCTCTCGATCAATGACTACGTGCTGCAACAGAGACAACAGCAACAGACACAGCAACAGACTGGTGGAAACCCGCATAATATTGCTGCCTCTGTGTATTCGCTTCCTGCGACTgaaaatcagaaaattgATCCAAAACCTATACATTCCTTACCTGCAAACAGCCAGTCTGTAAGCTTGGAAGATTTTAAAACGTGGCAAGGAGAGATCAATTTGATCATCAATAAGCTTTCGAGAGAACAGTTTCACAAAAAACCAATAGCGTCTCATAGGGGATTGGCTAGGTACCAGGATCATAGCGAATCCGAAAGCGACTTGAGCACTGATGCAAAGACAAGGTTGAAACGCCGGATCgttcaaatattgaagcTTGTATCTGCAAATGCTTTGAAGTTTGCAAAAAATTTCTCCATTAGCTTATTAGCTTTGATGGTAATTGTGTGGTGCATTAAGAAGAATGTTATAGTCAAGCAGACAATCGTCAAACAACCCATAAATAATCTGAAACATCCGAAGAAAGAGTTGGTtataaatatgatattaAATACGGATGAGAATAAATGGTTTATCCGTTTATTGAACATTATAAATAGCTTCGTCGGGTTTGTTTAA
- a CDS encoding DEHA2D17578p (similar to uniprot|Q06679 Saccharomyces cerevisiae YDR324C UTP4 Nucleolar protein component of the small subunit (SSU) processome containing the U3 snoRNA that is involved in processing of pre-18S rRNA): MDIHRCRFVDYTPHTITSTAFSHSSSSTQFASNDLRLAIGRSNGDIEIWNPKYNWTHELTLPGSRGRSIEGLCWSTTKDEPSPRLFSIGGSTYITEWDLTTGKPIINYDCNAGVIWSIDVNENGDKLAVGCDDGSAVIVDISGGPGSLEHDLICQRQDSRILSIKWYGNEKLVSGCADARLRCWSAVGETRGRLMGTMRVDKSKTESTLVWSVIVLPQKRQIVSGDSTGSIKFWDLDNFTLLQSFKVHEADVLCLTSDFTEEKLFSAGVDRKIHQFDLITNKNKTSKWVHSFSRLLHSNDVRSMSIYESKGCNFLISGGAERSVVIQSVQQFHDGKYRKLAISQQKPNVVINSSKNLIIMWQDQNIKIWKVFSDEESSNKHKLVAKLTLADDENITSVSINEEATLLAVSRLTSLKVFELSQPNNNNYKLKVSKIRDETFDSSFGGAKKVVFYSDNKLLVLTPEEEILKFIVDSENQTVSFENEIETVNSTVDKKSKLTYNSTIKNLAISKDSKYLAISRFNCSIEILALDEDESPYILTKLSSLPHLVSFTNNNTLLVLTEENKLYEFYIKSNTDSTVETLLTPWSKRNSEFLPKQFLTLEDKPQGLFTESSNDSCKIWIYGSTWLSFFDLSVNIPINKTYQNTSNVTNKKRNRDGLTIQNNNNNNDEENEFDGNQDIVEDNAERLELSLKQSQINRLRQKIQDDESTDVNDTAKPFWLTTKYRPIMMVDVFGNGIVVIERPSFSIPSTPAFNLPKLKV, encoded by the coding sequence ATGGATATTCATCGTTGTCGTTTTGTGGACTATACACCTCACACTATTACATCCACAGCGTTTTCACATTCATCCTCATCAACACAATTTGCTTCCAATGATTTACGTTTAGCCATAGGTAGAAGTAACGGAGACATTGAAATATGGAACCCTAAGTATAACTGGACACATGAATTAACATTACCAGGATCTCGTGGACGCTCCATTGAAGGGTTATGTTGGTCTACTACTAAGGATGAGCCATCACCAAGATTATTTTCCATCGGAGGATCTACATACATAACTGAATGGGACTTAACTACAGGAAAGCCGATTATTAACTATGACTGTAATGCAGGAGTTATTTGGTCTATCGAtgttaatgaaaatggtgaTAAGTTAGCTGTTGGTTGTGATGATGGTTCAGCCGTTATTGTCGATATTTCAGGAGGGCCGGGCTCATTAGAACATGATTTGATTTGCCAGAGACAAGACCTGAGAATTTTGAGCATAAAGTGGTatggaaatgaaaaattagtaaGCGGGTGTGCTGATGCCAGATTGAGATGCTGGTCTGCAGTTGGTGAGACGAGAGGTAGATTAATGGGTACTATGAGAGTCGATAAGTCCAAAACTGAAAGCACATTAGTATGGTCAGTGATAGTATTACCTCAGAAACGTCAAATAGTTAGTGGTGATTCTACTGGCTCAATCAAATTTTGggatttggataatttcACGCTCTTGCAAAGTTTTAAAGTTCACGAAGCAGATGTTTTATGCTTAACGAGCGACTTCACTGAAGAAAAACTCTTCTCTGCGGGGGTTGATCGTAAGATTCACCAATTTGACTTGATTACGAACAAGAATAAAACCTCAAAGTGGGTCCATAGTTTTAGTAGATTGTTGCATTCGAATGATGTTAGATCAATGTCTATCTACGAAAGCAAAGGCTGTAATTTCTTAATAAGTGGTGGTGCTGAAAGATCTGTTGTCATACAATCCGTTCAACAATTCCATGATGGGAAGTACAGGAAGTTAGCAATTAGTCAGCAAAAGCCAAACGTTGTTATTAACTCTTCTAAAAACTTAATTATAATGTGGCaagatcaaaatattaagaTCTGGAAGGTATTCAGCGATGAAGAGTCCAGTAATAAACATAAGTTGGTGGCCAAATTAACTTTGGCTGATGACGAGAATATAACCAGTGTTAGCATTAATGAAGAGGCTACCTTATTAGCTGTTTCAAGATTGACATCGTTGAAAGTGTTTGAATTGTCACAacctaataataataattataagtTAAAGGTTTCTAAAATCAGGGATGAAACTTTTGATTCCTCATTCGGTGGAGCAAAGAAGGTTGTATTTTACTCAGACAATAAATTATTGGTTTTGACACCAGAAGAAGAGATCCTTAAGtttattgttgattctGAAAATCAAACGGTTTCATtcgaaaatgaaattgaaactgTGAATTCGACAGTTGacaagaaatcaaaattaacTTATAATTCAACTATTAAAAATCTAGCAATTTCTAAAGATTCGAAGTACTTAGCTATTTCAAGATTTAATTGTTCGATAGAAATTTTGGCTTTAGACGAAGATGAGTCCCCATATATTTTAACCAAATTATCCTCATTACCTCACTTAGTAAGTTTTACCAACAATAATACGTTATTGGTTTTaactgaagaaaataagcTATAcgaattttatattaaaaGTAATACTGATTCTACAGTGGAGACTTTGTTGACTCCATGGTCCAAGAGAAACTCAGAATTTTTACCAAAACAATTCTTAACTTTAGAAGATAAGCCTCAAGGTTTATTTACCGAGTCATCAAATGATTCTTGTAAAATATGGATTTATGGGTCAACATGgttatcattttttgatttatctgttaatattccaattaaCAAAACCTATCAAAATACTTCGAATGTCACtaataagaaaagaaatagagATGGACTTACTATTCagaataataacaataataatgacgaagaaaatgaattcgATGGTAACCAAGATATAGTTGAAGATAACGCGGAAAGATTAGAGCTTTCATTAAAACAAAGTCAAATTAATAGATTAAGACAAAAGATTCaagatgatgaatcaaCTGACGTCAATGACACAGCAAAGCCATTTTGGTTAACGACTAAATATAGACCTATTATGATGGTTGATGTATTCGGTAATGGTATAGTTGTTATTGAAAGACCATCTTTCTCTATACCTTCTACGCCTGCTTTTAACTTACCAAAATTAAAGGTCTAA